The genomic stretch acctacacaaacacagacgacggaggcccggaactttgtccggggttagtcctccgacgctcaagtcagggtcggccgcacagttcaataagggagtaatggtgaggatatcagagcttacctcttcccttcctcttggcctccttatatgcttcttcggggctaggatttcctcttgccttctggggtccaccttgtggggaatattcccctcatgcaaacgacgtgacaGAGCGTGATAGAGTCTTCGTACTCCCTACCTGGCGGGTGACACGTGTCTCGGTGGGCGATGtgtgtcctcaccctactgagccgTATGATTTGGCTATATCAAAAACTATACAAATGGATGGATTAGAAGAGCAACAAGGTAGTATTGTTGGAGCTTATCACCGTGAGAAAGCTAGTTGAGGATTATCACGGTGAGAAAGCTAGTTGGCGACAGTTCAAAGAGGGAGTGGGCATAATTAGGGAATCTGGATTCTCTGCCACATGTGGTGTCACCCCACATGGTCAAGGCCAATCAATTTAATTTGACCCCTCCAACCTTATCTCAAATCTATTTTAGATGAATACCGAATTTATAACATATACAAcataagtttaaaaaaaaaatgatatatatattatatatcacATTCTATGAaaaccaatttaaaaaaaaaaaaaaaaaaaaaaaaagatctataTTAATTAATCAAAGATCCAACTGATCACGGTGTCTATTATAAATATGCAGTGACGAATAATCGAACaaaataacagaaattaaacCTAACATGATTTCATATATTAGTTTCACTTGTTCATGATTCAAGATCATAGGATCCTTTCTTTTGGAagtttcttttaatttcttagtAAAAATAAGTAATAACATTCTGGCTAAATAATAAACACAAGTGATAAATATGAGAATACTAAAGATttgaataataattttttttttatatacaatTTAAATAATAGATTTTCACACTTCTGctaaaataattttctttatcTCTAAGTAAAGGAAATCACCGGAGATTATCACCAGAGACGAATCGAATCATAAAACTTGATTTTCCGATCatgattcaagaaaaaaaaatcaaaaatttatAATTGTGAATCCTAAAAGGGAAtatgaattattccatttacaatagcaaattttttttttttttcctgttgttCTATATAAGACAGAACAAACCCCTCGCCATCCCCAGGAAAAATGAGAGTACATCAGGGTAGTGAGGggtttgatattttcttcagcCAAAAGATTCAGAAGTATTTCATTCAGAATATTTAAAAATCgtattgtatttatttattctttttcctgTTAACATTACGATTACAATATTCAACCCAgaggaatttaaaaaaaaaacacacacacacacaaataaacacaaaaaaaagCTCACGACAAAACGAAGTAAGAAACATGGGGAGGAAGGAAACAAATTCCCTCAAGTAATTTGAATTAAAACACTAAGACAGCGTCTCTACCGGAAGACGCTGTGCAATTGCAGCTAAATAAACCCATTCATTATCTCCTGCAGAGCATCAACCTGCACATCAGTTGCTGAACTCATTAAGCTTCCGTTCGACTACCTCGTCGCCGTCGCCGCCACCTGCAcctcaacaaaaaaataataaaaatacttGGAAATCATCGTCTGATCCAGAAGGGGCCTGAATTGTATGTAGACCAAAAAGTCTAACAAGTTTATCTCATCGATGACCATGAACATTACCATGAGAGAAGCCATGTAACGCCTGCgatgtgttgtgttgtggtggtggttgtcGCTCCCCATTCTTCCCAAACCAAGACGTAACCGCTCCTTTGAAACTATCCACCATGCCCTTACCAACCTCGTTGCCTAAGGTCATTCCCTCCGGCGTGTTACCATCGTCAACAGATCCCAATCGCCTAGCTACCTCAGCAGACTCTGTTACTTTCCCCTGCGGCTGCGACACCTTCTGTGGCTCCTCCCCGTTGTGCGTATGCAATGCCTCCGATATAACCTCAGAGAGCGCTTTATCTTCATCACTCGGCGTCAGATTCTCCGCTACGTATTCCTTCATTGATCCCCCCTTATCAGTTCCTCCAACATCCCTGTTCTCCGTCGCCATCCCTGTCCCTGTCCCCATCCCCGTCCCCGTCCCCTGCATCTTTGACACCACCGCACTTCCAGCCTCAGCAACTTTCTCGTACACCGGGGCTAATTTCTCGGTCACCGTGGAAGCTACCTTACGGCCATATTCACCTACTGTGGCTGATTTACTAGCGTTACCGCCTTCTGCCGCGTCATCGTTTCCCCCATAACCAAGCTTTGAAGTGACTACGTTTTTAGCAGATGCTGCTTTCTCTGCAATTGTGGACGTAGCCGCAGAAATCTTCTCGGTATAGCTACTCTGGTTTGGTTGTTCCTCGACTTTACTGGTCCGTGAATGACTGTCCGGTTCGTCGGCGTTGAAGCTTTCCGGGATCACTTGGGAATTTTCCCCGGTGATATGGGTTTTAATGGGAGGTAAATTTGAGGGCAACTGACCGTGACTTTCGGTGGATGACCATGGTTTATGTTCACCTGATTCATTGGAAATTCCCATCTTTCCGAACGAACTGACCAAGGTGGTGACCCCCGCTTCTTTCCCACCTGCAATTCACATTAGCAGAGGGATCATTACTTCCATTCCATGATCAAAATTCAGTAAAATTTGTTATATTGGTTATTCTTCTACATTAATGTTTTTGAATTACCTGTGCTTGTAGGATCAGTAGCTTTGGTCTGATAATTTCCAGGATCAGATTCCTCAAACCCGTCCTTCGGTGCCTGAGGATCTTTCTCCAACGGTCGCAACTGCGGCTTAGGACCCAAATTAGCCCCGGATTGCTCCAATTTGTTCTCATGCGGGGACAGGACGATCCGAGTCGCTATTGTTTTGTGCACTGAAAATCCGAGTGAGAATCGTTCTCGACAGAGTGAGTAATGAGAGTGAGTATTACTCTTACCTTATTTCTTCTCAATCATAGACTTTTTAGATCACAAAGGGATAATACCATAAATACTCGGGGCTTGTTCAAATTCTTCTTCACCATCGTCTTCTTCTACCTCTGGATCATGATCGTGATCGTGTCCGTGGCCTTGCTTCTTAATACCGAGAGTGTCCTTTAACTTCTTTGCCTTGGCCTTCACCTTCTTTAAAATTGAATTCTTCTCATGATGttcatcttctccttcaatAACTGCAACAAATTAACGAAGAAATGAGTTAGAACTCAACAAACACTAGTATCATCTGAGGACGGTGCTTTCTTACCGGCAGGGAGAGTTGTGCTTTGCGGGTCTTCTTCGTGAGTGTGTTGATGAGCGGGTGCCAGTTGTGAATCCATCTTGAGAGATCACGGAAAGCTTCTAGCCTTCAACAATGAACACACAGAGAAACCTATCTGTAGTATAACGTAGAGATGTAGAGATGAGGATATAATCGAGAGACTCAGCGGAGGATGGGGATGAACTCCATGATTTTAAAGAGAAAGCGCAGAGGCACATTATTGTTCTTGCCACCTTGCATCTGTTCATAAGACACGTGTAGGTTACTTCAAACGTGTCCCTCCCTTACACGTAGAACACCTTATGCTGTACACTTGGCAGGGAACTAATCATGCATGGATGTCCATTGTCGAGTAACTTCCTTATACAGTTTCACAGCGGTTACAGATTTAAAGTAACTAAATTTTTTTAACTGAAACGACAAAAAGGAAAACGTACGAAGAAATGAAGGCAAACTTGTCATTTCAACGAACCCTGATCCTTGAGATGCTTTTCTTCCACAGCTCCACCCCTGTGTTGGCGTTGTACGGAGCCATAGACGCCCAAGATCCCTAAGTTGGCCTTATGACGGTTTCATTTTAAGCATGTAGAAGCAAAATTTCGAATCGGACTCACGTTTCTCGTGTTCCTACGCGGAGGCGGGAAAGCAATAGAAGGGGAGTGTCGTGCGCACACAGCGCAATTAGTAGGAAATTGGGAATCAACAACACTATTTAAAGCGATCTAGCGGTAACCTGTAAATGGTCTATGGTTTCTCTGTTTCTCCCTCATTTGCTAATTCTGGttcgacgaagaagaagaagaagtagagctTTTGCTTCAGACAAAGAAATACTCGATTGAAGAGCTGGGAGCTTGATAGCCTCAACTTTATCCATCTACCAGTATCTCATTTCCCGAACATCTTCGAGGGGGAAGAAATTTGTTCCTCAGACCATTGATGTAGACAATGTACAAATTCATGTTACTCTGATTAAAATGCTCACTCTGATGAACCGAATAGCGATAAAAACCGGAGAAACTCCACAAACTGCGGCCACTGTAGTTCAATTTGACAAGGTAAAATAGCGTTAAGTCATATGTTCAATTTCCTTAAGTGTAGCTCTAGGGTTGATGTGTCTTGCTTTAATTTGCACATTGCAATTTCTTTTAGAAAATTGAGCTTGCATCACTTTTAGCCAGAAGCGGAATTCCTTTACAATGACAACAAAGAAAACAGTCTGATAACTTGTAGATCTGAAGCTGTAGAGATCAAAATTCTGAAGGTTAAACAGAAGTTTTTTTGAAGGGAAATCTTTGTTTGTTCAAATTTGGTTTGGAATTCTGTTTTTCAGTTGCGGGGGGAAAGGAGCCCACTGATCAAGGGGAAAAGAATAGGTTCAAAGTAAGCCAGCTTGAGAGACCGGAACTGGATTGCTTCTTGGTAAAGTGGTTACTCTGACGAATCTTACTTTCGGATTTAATGTATTAATTGTGTTGCTTAAATTACAcaaattatttttgttatttcattgaTTGTATCCTTGCACAGGAGGAGCATGCACGCTTTTCTcaaaaagaggatgaaatcttCTCCCAAGCTTTGGAAATTGGAAATCATCTGGCAAGATTTAAAGATTATTTACATCTTTTATAATAAACATATGCTTGAGAATCCTTTTCTTAGTTAATACCAATGGTTttacttttatttcattttttggggGTAGGTAATGAGAGTTAATTTTTAGTCATTAGCGAGCGGAACAGAGGTTCTGGCTGGGGTTTGTGGTATTGATATTCTGTTCAAACATTTGATAATGGGGaacttgtaaattcatattctgTTCTTGTTTTTAGATTGTTGGGACTTTCTTTGAAAAAACATAAAGAAGTCGGAAGTTTTCATCTGTATTGTTGAtaactttgatattgatattttgtTCAAATATTTGATACTGGTGaacttgtaaattcatattctgTTCTTGTATTACGATTGTTCGACCTTTCTTTTAAGATACAAAGAAGTCTGAAGTATTCATTTCAGTGTTGCTGATAACTTGGTTATAGAGAACCTCATCAAACCAGGTAGAAAGGCCATGGACATGGGGGTTAGTGTCTGACATGAGGACAACAACGTGGTGACTGGTGTAAAAcaaaaaaggcatataaagaaGACAGAAGTATCCAATATATTGGCACTTTTCATAAAATATACTGATACTATTTATGCTCCAGGGGGATATTTCTAAATCAATCTCAACTCTCTATGGGTGCATCGAAGACCACAAGTTTGAACAACAGCTGAACTCTGTTGAATCCTCAGACGCGACTGATTATGTAGAAGATGGCAGCAAGTCTACATCAGTTCCCAGTGTGCCATTTGCAATGGAATCCTAGCAGATA from Macadamia integrifolia cultivar HAES 741 chromosome 14, SCU_Mint_v3, whole genome shotgun sequence encodes the following:
- the LOC122061931 gene encoding low-temperature-induced 65 kDa protein-like, giving the protein MDSQLAPAHQHTHEEDPQSTTLPAVIEGEDEHHEKNSILKKVKAKAKKLKDTLGIKKQGHGHDHDHDPEVEEDDGEEEFEQAPSIYVHKTIATRIVLSPHENKLEQSGANLGPKPQLRPLEKDPQAPKDGFEESDPGNYQTKATDPTSTGGKEAGVTTLVSSFGKMGISNESGEHKPWSSTESHGQLPSNLPPIKTHITGENSQVIPESFNADEPDSHSRTSKVEEQPNQSSYTEKISAATSTIAEKAASAKNVVTSKLGYGGNDDAAEGGNASKSATVGEYGRKVASTVTEKLAPVYEKVAEAGSAVVSKMQGTGTGMGTGTGMATENRDVGGTDKGGSMKEYVAENLTPSDEDKALSEVISEALHTHNGEEPQKVSQPQGKVTESAEVARRLGSVDDGNTPEGMTLGNEVGKGMVDSFKGAVTSWFGKNGERQPPPQHNTSQALHGFSHGGGDGDEVVERKLNEFSN